The following is a genomic window from bacterium.
ATCAATATACGGCTAAAGAAAACCTGATTGCCGGCTATTTGATGGCCGATTTTCCGATTACTTCTCAGCTGAGATTTGTCGGAGGTTTTCGATATGAAAATGTTGAAACGGAATTGAAATCATTCGACCCGCTGTCCGGTTCAGCCAATAATTCTTTATCTCCGAAATTTAATGACAACGATTTATTTCCCGCAATTAACCTGATCTACGGGTTAAATGATCGTATGAATATTCGTTTGGGTTTTAGTCAAACCAAAGCCCGCCCGCAATTCCGCGAATTAGCGCCATTCCGGTATGATGATTATCGCCGGAGCACTTATGGTAACCCGTTTTTGAAGGCCAGTGACATTACCAACTATGATGCCCGGTGGGAGTTTTTCCCAAACCCCGGTGAACTGTTAGCTGCCAGTTTTTTTTATAAACAATTCAGTAATCCGATTGAAAAATTTTTACTTCCGAACCCCGGTAATCCTACCGGCGATCCGGTACCCGTCAATGGCGGTAGCGCTAACAACCTTGGCCTTGAATTGGAATTGCGCGCCAGTTTGGCTCATGTGAATCAAGCGCTTAATAATTTTAGCGCAACAGCCAATGTATCTTTCATTTACTCGCGGCTCAAACAAAAAGATGATATTAAAGTTTACACGTTAGGCTCGGAAGGGCCAACGCTGTTTTCGGCTGATTTTGTGGCCAATCAATCGCGTCCTATGCAAGGGCAATCACCGTACATTTTTAATTTTGGGTTGAATTATACGAATAACGAAACGCGTACAGATGTGAACTTATCTTACAACGTGTTTGGAAAGCGCATTGCAGAAATTGGAACGAAGTTGACAACTGTGAATGGCGAAAAAATTTATGATGACGTGTACGAACAGTCCTACAATCAATTAGATCTAACGGTTTCCCAGAAATTAACCAAACAGTTTAAGCTGAAAACTAATTGGAAAAACATTTTGAATGATGAAGTAGTTTTCAAAATGGGAAAATATGTTACTAATCAGTACAAACCCGGTATGAGTTTCTCTACATCAATCAGTTATGATTTTTAGAAACATTGCACCATTGTAACAAGGCTGTAATCGTACGTTAACAAAAGTAATTAAATTATACTATTCGCAATAACCAATCTTTAATTCAACACCTAAACACACGGAGGAAAAATGAGAAAGAATACTCTTATGAGATTCTTATCCATTCTGTCGCTTACAGCCTTGTTTGTGACCAGTCTTATGACAAGCGGCTGCGATGATAGCAAATCTAAAAAAGGCGCTACGATTTCCGGAACAGTGCTCAACAGTTCAGGCGATCCTATTGCCGATGTTAAAGTTGATCTGGTTTTAACGACGATTGTGCAAACCATGAATACCGGCGCCAACGGCGCTTACGTTTTCGAAGATGTTGATGATGGGAGTTATCAAATTATTTTGACTAAAGCGAATTATGTAAATGATACGCTTACAGTCACAATTGCTGATCGTACGAATCCGGCACCATTAAGTTCACTCTTTATTAGAACAGATGAGCAAACCGGAACCGTATCCGGAAATATCACTAGTGGTGCCTCTAACGTTGATGGCGCTACAGTCTCTATTCCTGCGCTTGGGAAAACAACTACCACCAATGCAAGTGGTGCTTACAGTTTAAACAACGTGTTAATTGGAACGCATGAAGTTATCGTAACTAAAAACGGTTATGTTACGGATTCTGCATCTGTAAACGTAACGGCGAATGCAACTTCTATGCATAATTTTATATTGACTGAACAAGTTACTTTGACCGGTACGCTGGTTGGGACCCTGACCCTTGATCCTGCCAAATCCTATGTATTGAGCGGCCCTTATCTAGTATCTCCGGGTGCTATCTTGAATATTCCGGCCGGTACTGTGATTAAAGCGAAAGCAGGCACACAAGCTGTTATTATCGCTGTTCGCGCTACGGCCAGCAATGCAAGTACTGTCACTCAGCGTAACGGTAAGATTTATGCCATGGGCACTTCCGGAAATCCAGTTGTATTTACTACTGAAGTGGCTGCAGGCGGACGTTCACGCGGTCTATGGGGTGGTATAGTTTTGAATGGCGTTGCGACCATCAATGTACCAGGCGGTATCGGTGTTGGCGAAGGCAATACAGGAAGTTACGGACCCGGGTTCGGATCGTTTACATTAAATTCGTCTATCGGTGACACGATGATGAGCGGTGAATTTCATTACGTTCGTGTCGAATACGGTGGAATCAAAGTGACACCGGATAACGAAGTGAACGGATGGACATTTAATGGCGTAGGAAGCAACACTGTTTTGGATCATATCCAATCACACATGATTGCTGATGACGGCTTTGAATGGTTTGGCGGAACCGTTCGTGGAAAATATTTAGTTGCGTCAGGTTGCGATGACGATATGTTCGATACTGACTTTGGAACGCAAGTGAAAATTCAATATGCATTTGGAATCCAAGATAAAGCATTAGCTAACCGCGGTATGGAAGCGGACAATGATGCAAGCGGCAGCAGTAATAGTCCTATTTCGAAGCCTACGTTCTGGAACTTTACATTCATTGGCGGTAACGATGTTGATGATAAAAACAACGACGATAATAATGAGGGCATGTATTGGCGCCGTAATACGCAATACGATGCCAACAACGGTATCGTTGCGTATTTCAATAGGATCGGATTAACGCTTGACGGAACAGCCGATAGCTCCAATGCTGCCAATGGAACGGCGACGGCAAAAAATATCATCATGTTTAACAACAAATCGAACAATCCTAAGAACATTTTTGAAGTAGCATTAAAAACAACTGCTCAAAATTACGATACAGCCGGATTACGTTCGATCATCGAATCATGGAACATCCTTGTTCAAAATCCGAACTTCACGGCGGTAACTACAGCAGCTAACGCGAATCCAATGGACAACAATATGCCAGATCCGCGTCCGACAGTCAATGTGACGGGTGGTACACCTCCTAATGACAATTTCTTTGACGTCGCCGCCACCTACATCGGCGCCTTCAAATCGGGTGATCCTAACTGGTTAAGCGGCTGGACAAATTGGGCTAAACAATAATCTTTAATCCAATAGATGCAGGTTGTTTTGCGGCAACCTGCATCTAATATTTTTTTGAAAATGAGATGAAACACCTAACGATCTTACTGTTCTTTCAAATACTATTTCTTATTTCGTGCCAGACACACGAATTGAGTAACTCCTGTAATTCGATCGATGCTTTGGCCGAAAAAGTTCTAAAAGCCATCGAATCAAACGATGCACAGACACTGGATGGTCTTCGTATCAATCAGGAAGAATTTAAAAAGTATTTGTGGCCCGAGTTTCCTGCCAGTAAAAATGATGTACCTTACGACTTTGCATGGGACAATTTAAACGGCAAGACAATCAAAGGACTCAGGCGTGCTCTGTCAGATTATGGTACGCAAACATTTGAATTAGAATCTGTTTCATTCAAAGAAGGTATTGAAGAATATCCGACATTCAAAATTCATACTAAAACAGTTTTGCATGTTAAAGACAAAGTTGGAAATGAAAAGAAGTTGGAGTTCTGCGGATCGATTGTTGAAAGAAACGGTGAGTATAAACTTTTAAGTTATCGGGATTAGTAAGTTTTCTCCTTTGTTAGGTAGGAGAAATTGAATCAAATGATTCCGCAATGTTGCGGGTCAGATGGTTTCCACGCAAGAGCCTCGGGTGCAAATCCGGGGCTTTTTTTATCCGATCTGGAGTTTCATTCCGTCGTCTGGGGCAAATGCCATTGTATGGGAGTCACGGGAAGGTTTGATGATGGCGCTGCCGATGGTTAGTAATCCGACTCGGCCGGCAAACATGACGATTACAAGTAGAATTTTAGATGCGGGCGCAAGAAGCATTGTAATGCCGGTAGATAGGCCAACCGTACCGAACGCACTGACGACTTCAAAAGCCATCTGCGTCAACGTAAATTGGTTTTCACAAACAGCGATTAATAAAATAGCAGTCAAAACAAAAGTTGAACTCATGACGTAGAGCTTCACGGCATGACCAACAGACATTTTTGACACGACGTAATTGAAGATGGTAACGCGACTGCGACCACGGAAACTTGTCCGAATATAGCCAAGCATAGTGACAAAGGTCGGAATCTTTATTCCGCCTGCTGTACCTTGGGGAGCAGCACCAATAAACATCAACGCAATGTAAAACAGTAAGGTGCGTATTTCCAATGCGCCGATATCGATGGTATTAAAACCGGCGGTACGTGTCGATACGGATTGAAAAAAAGAAGCGAGAAGCTTGTCGTCAAAAGACAGTAGTCCCAACGTCTTAGGGTCGTTCCACTCAGCTAGCAATGTAAAAATCATTCCAGTAAGAATTAAAAAAACCGTTCCGTAAATAACTACTTTCATCTGCAATGGCGAGGCTACGCCGGCCAATTCTTCCTTGATTTTTTTAGCGCGTAAATATAAATGATCGACAAAATTATAAAACGGTTCGACCCAGTGAAGTTTATCAGGTTTACGAATTGCAACCATTTCCATTAACGCTTCCGAAAAGCCCAGCAACTTGTATAATAACATCAAGACAATTCGTTCAATGCCAAGTAAAACCGGGTATCCTATGCCTCCAAGAATAATCAGTCCGGCAATTATAAAATTGACCAACGTGTCGGTTTGAAATTGTATAAGGCTATCGGCATACAAACCAAACCCGGCATTATTAAATGCAGAAATGGTATGAAATATGGAGAACCAGATTGGAGACATACCGGTTAGTTTATCATCGATGGCCATATACAATGCCAGAACCCCGATTGCTTCTACTGCAAAAGTAATTTTAGCCGTGGAAGCCAAAATCTGGAGAACGGTTTGATGCTGACCTTCCACATCCATGATACTGCCCAGTGTTTGCGTTGATCCTTGAGATAAATCTTCGGCCCGGCCTACCCACAAAAGCCGAAAAGCCGTTACAACACCAAAGCCGCCGATCTGAATCAAAATCATTGTCACAATTTGGCCGGTGAACGTGAATTGGGTAAAATCAACGGAAGTTAATCCGGTCACGCAAATGGCCGAAGTTGAAATGAACAAGGCATCAACATAGCTGAGTGAGTTCCCGGCCATATTCTCGATCGCATAGAGAATAAACGATCCGGTGATAATCGCGATAAAAAAACCAAAAATGGTAATCTCAGCCGCGGAGTATTTCCGGATTTGTTTTTCAAACCGGTTTTCGAATTTGTGAAGTTCGGATTGGAGGTAGCCGACTTTGGGCTCGGTCGAGGAGTGAGGTATGTCGTCGGTGACGGAAGCCGATTCCTGAGTAGCATCACCGGGTTGTTTCGTAACTTCCATTAGTGTGGTTTAAAGTATCCCGTCTTCCTTTGTCATTGTTTTTGAAGCCCTTATATCAAATAGACGAGAACATTTGCTTCAAAATGCGGATTAATATATCTTAGAAAGCACCGATTGTCAAGGTAAATAAAGGTTCAAATTGTAATGCGTTAATCAAAATTAACGGAGTTGATATGAGGATTTGTTTTATCATTTTATTGGCAATTATATCATCGAGTTGCTCATTCAGAGCTCCTGAAGAGGAATGGATACAAGGTACCTGGCAGTATGACCAAACGATATGGATTTTTGATTATGGCAAATACGAGATTCAAGGTAAAATGTCTGAAAAAGGTTATTACCGTTTTATCAAATCAGCCGGACAAACTTTGAGCATTGAAATTCAACCGCGTAACTCAAACGCATCCCGTGATGCGCATATTATGAAGATCGTGGTTGATAATGAAAAAAAGACGCTAATTATTAATGATGAAGGCCCGTTCACAAAGGCACAATAGGTTTGGATAGATCACTTATTTTATTTGAAATTCAAATCATAATTCATTATCCTGACGCCCCATGCAGATAGGAAAAGTTAATATCAATAAGCCTGTAGCACTCGCGCCGATGGAAGACGTTACGGACATTTCGTTCCGGCTAACATGTAAGCGGCTTGGGGCCGCTATTTTGTACACGGAATTTACCAGCAGTGAAGCGTTAATTCGTGATGCAAAGAAAGCTTTACGTAAAATCGTCATTGCCGAAGAAGAGCGACCGGTTGCTATTCAGATTTTCGGCGGCGTAGATACGTCGATGGAAGGTGCAGCGGCCGTTGCGGAGAAAATGAATCCGGATTTTATCGATATCAATTGCGGCTGTTGGGTCAAAGACGTGGCGATGCGCGGCGCAGGCGCCGGACTTTTACGCGACTTACCCCGATTCGAAGCGATCGTACGGTCGACCGTGCGCGGCACGTGCTTGCCTGTAACCGTGAAAACGAGACTTGGATGGGACGCGAAAAGTATTGTAATCCTCGATGTTGCAAAAATGGTCGAAGATGCCGGTGCGCAAGCGCTAACGCTCCATTGCCGGACACGCGATCAGGGACATGACGGCGTGGCGGATTGGACTTGGTTGGAAAAAATCAAAAACGTGGTTAAAATTCCTGTTATCGGCAATGGCGATGTGCGAACGCCCGAAGACGCCAAAAAAATGTTTGAAACCGGATGCGACGGCATTATGATCGGTCGCGCCGCCATCAACAATCCATGGATTTTCCGGGAAGTCAGGCATTATCTCGAAACCGGTGAACATCTTCCCCCGCCAACGCCGCAAGAACGGATTGACATCTGTATCGATCACCTTCGTTTATCCGTTCAATACAAAGGCGACAAATACGGAATTTTGGAATTCAGAAAATATTACGCAGGCTATTTGAAAGGCCTGCCGAATATTGCCAAATTACGCGCTGAATTAATGACATACCTAGACCTTCCCCCTATTCTTCAAAGGTTAGAACGCTATCGTAGTGAAGTTGCCGAGGCTATTGAGCAAACCTGTTTTCTCTAACCGCTGAGCTTGTATTTCACGCTATAAATGATTATTCTTTTTCCGGCCAATTTCGAATCTCAACCAATCCCACTATGAATTCCTACGTTGACATTATTACTCACGAAAGCGCCATTCTTAAAACCAACCCTCTTAATGATCCTTATCGGCGTAAATTGGCTGTGTATCTACCTCCATCGTATAATACTAACGCGGAAAAACGTTATCCTGTTATCTACTTGTTGTCCGGTTTTATGGGATTTGGAACGATGTTTTTGTCTCCTCAGGCGTGGGGTTATTCGTTGGATGAACGATGCGATAAGCTTATTGCCGATGGAAAAATGAAGGAGGCAATTATTGTAATGCCGGATTGTTTTACTAAATACGGCGGCTCGCAATATCTCAATTCATCGGCGCTTGGCAATTATGAAGATTATATTATCAAAGAAATCGTTCCTTTTATCGATTCTCATTATCGAACCAGAGCTGAAATCGATCATCGGGCCGTCATGGGCAAATCCAGCGGAGGATTTGGAGCGCTTCGATTGGCCATGAAATATCCTGAAGTTTTTTCAGTGACTTTTTGCAGTGCCGGCGACATGTATTTTGAATATGCGTATAAACCGGACATACCCAAATGTTACAACACGGTCGACCGTGCGGGAGGGTTGAAAAATTTTCTGGAAAAATTTTTTGAAGCACCTAAAAAAACCGGAGATATGATTTCAGCGATTAATATCATTGCCATGTCGGCTGCGTATTCTCCAAATCTGGATAATAAACTGTTCGGTTTTGACTTGCCATTCGATACAAAAAGCGGCGAATTGAAAAATGATATATGGCAACGTTGGTTAGAACATGATCCGGTGCTGATGATAGAAAAAGATCGCTGGCAAAATCAATTGCGCCGTCTCAAACATATTTTTTTAGAATGCGGTTCGCGCGATGAATATTTTCTTCATATCGGTGCGAGAATTTTCACTCAGCGGCTAAAAAATTTTGGGATCGTTCACGCGTATGAAGAGTTTGATGACGGACACATGGGAACCAGTTATCGATACGACATTTCGCTAAGCAAAATAAGTCAGGTTATTTCATAACATAAAGGTATTTATGAAACGTTATTATCTTTTTTTTCTAGTAATGCTCTCCTTGCCTGTTTATTCGCAGTCGGTCAAACCGCAAATCCGAATGACGCTCATTGCGCCCAATGAAATTCTGAATGACAGCAATAGTTGGATGCTGGCGGGTTTGCCTTTGTCTTTTAAAAAAATTATCCAGGATGTTGCCGACGTTACTGTCGAACACACTGAAGCTTTACCGAAAAACAATACTGCCGTATCCGTATTTACGTATGAAATCGTCGTTGCTGCCGGAATAGACAAGAAAAAAGTGAATTTTATCGTCAATGTCCAATCCGGTGCGAAAACTTTGCTCAAAGAAAATAAATATTCATCCGAATGGCCGCTGGATGCAACGTATGAAAAAATAATCTCAGATTTTGTAAAAGCGGCGGCATTAAATATAAAAGCCGGCACAATTAAATCAGGCGTTCATTTTTCTTCGTCTTATACTTCAACCCGAAGTTATTTACAAGGCCGGATTTTAGAATGGTTATCCATGCCGGACAGTGCTTTGAAAGTTTATCAAAAAGCTATCAAAGAAGATCCACAATTCGCAGACGGGTATGAAGCTGTGGCTTTCACGAGTGTTTTACTGAAAAAGTATGACGACGCGATCGGTTATTATCAACAACTGTTGTCGAAAGATTCGACACGGAAAAACATTTATCGCGAAATCGGCGACATTTATTTTTTCAATAAAGACGATGCCAAACGTGCTCGTTCGGCTTATCGAAATGAATTGGATCGCAATCCTAACGATACCCGCTCATGGATCCAACTCGGGTATTGTTATCTCGTGGCCAAAGATTTCGAGTTGTCTAAAAATCAGGCAACGAAAGCGTTGTCGTTGGATCCCGGATCGGCCGGCGCATTGAATCTGGCGGGTCTTGCGAGTATGGGTTTGAAAGATACGGTGACCGCACAAAAATATTTTATTGACGCCATTCGCGCCAACGAAAAGGAAATCCCAGCCAGAAAAAATCTCGCACGATTGTATGAAATCCGAAAACAATGGAATGAAGCGCGTGATGTGTATGAAGCAATCGCCGCCATCGATCCTTGGGATGCATTTGTTCAAATATCGCTGGCCAATCTGTATTACAACCAAAATAATTTTAAAAAAGCTGTTTTAAGTTTTACCAATGCGCTATTGATCAAACCGGAATTTGAAAACAACAAAACCAATCCCGTTCAAACTTTTCAATTTATCTCCAAAAACAAAAAAGACATTCGCCCGGTGCAGGCGTTATCGGATTCGCTAAACGATGAATTGCTCGGTGGCGATTTGAATACACAACAAGAATTTCAATACCGGGTAACGCTTGGATATATGGCGTTGTACTATCTTTCAGATTCCCGCGAAGCGGTCAATCAATTTCAAATTGGGATCAAGATGCAGCCCGATAAAAACTCTTTGAAATTTTATTTAGGAGAAGCGTTTTATGCGGCTGGCAAATTTCAGGAAGCGCTCGATTATTACAAACAATACGGTGAATTGGCCGACGATAGCTATACTTATGCCCGATGCCACCTGATGATGGGTAAAATCCTGGTTCAACAAAAACTGTATCCAGAAGCGCAATTAGAAATTCTGAAAAGTATTCGTATTTACCCTAACGCTGAATCGTATTTTTATTACGGTATGGCGTTGCGAGGTAATCAGCAATGGGCTGAAGCTGAAAACGCATTGGCCAAAGCATTGGCCACTTATCCGCATTATACCGAAGCGACTATGGAGCTTGGTCGCACATACGCTCTCCAGAAAAAATACAGCGAGGCCTTGCAACAGTACCGCAAAACTGTTGAATTGGATTCCATGCGAGCCGAGGTAAGGGCTTTGATGGCGGAAGTTTATATAGCTCAATCACAGTATCCCGAAGCAGAGTCGGAAATCAAAAAAGGTTTGGCAATTGCTTTGCCCCCTGCCGGAGCTCCATTGTATGAACTTTATGGAGATATATACCTTATTCAAAA
Proteins encoded in this region:
- a CDS encoding carboxypeptidase regulatory-like domain-containing protein; this translates as MRKNTLMRFLSILSLTALFVTSLMTSGCDDSKSKKGATISGTVLNSSGDPIADVKVDLVLTTIVQTMNTGANGAYVFEDVDDGSYQIILTKANYVNDTLTVTIADRTNPAPLSSLFIRTDEQTGTVSGNITSGASNVDGATVSIPALGKTTTTNASGAYSLNNVLIGTHEVIVTKNGYVTDSASVNVTANATSMHNFILTEQVTLTGTLVGTLTLDPAKSYVLSGPYLVSPGAILNIPAGTVIKAKAGTQAVIIAVRATASNASTVTQRNGKIYAMGTSGNPVVFTTEVAAGGRSRGLWGGIVLNGVATINVPGGIGVGEGNTGSYGPGFGSFTLNSSIGDTMMSGEFHYVRVEYGGIKVTPDNEVNGWTFNGVGSNTVLDHIQSHMIADDGFEWFGGTVRGKYLVASGCDDDMFDTDFGTQVKIQYAFGIQDKALANRGMEADNDASGSSNSPISKPTFWNFTFIGGNDVDDKNNDDNNEGMYWRRNTQYDANNGIVAYFNRIGLTLDGTADSSNAANGTATAKNIIMFNNKSNNPKNIFEVALKTTAQNYDTAGLRSIIESWNILVQNPNFTAVTTAANANPMDNNMPDPRPTVNVTGGTPPNDNFFDVAATYIGAFKSGDPNWLSGWTNWAKQ
- the dusB gene encoding tRNA dihydrouridine synthase DusB encodes the protein MQIGKVNINKPVALAPMEDVTDISFRLTCKRLGAAILYTEFTSSEALIRDAKKALRKIVIAEEERPVAIQIFGGVDTSMEGAAAVAEKMNPDFIDINCGCWVKDVAMRGAGAGLLRDLPRFEAIVRSTVRGTCLPVTVKTRLGWDAKSIVILDVAKMVEDAGAQALTLHCRTRDQGHDGVADWTWLEKIKNVVKIPVIGNGDVRTPEDAKKMFETGCDGIMIGRAAINNPWIFREVRHYLETGEHLPPPTPQERIDICIDHLRLSVQYKGDKYGILEFRKYYAGYLKGLPNIAKLRAELMTYLDLPPILQRLERYRSEVAEAIEQTCFL
- a CDS encoding esterase family protein; this translates as MNSYVDIITHESAILKTNPLNDPYRRKLAVYLPPSYNTNAEKRYPVIYLLSGFMGFGTMFLSPQAWGYSLDERCDKLIADGKMKEAIIVMPDCFTKYGGSQYLNSSALGNYEDYIIKEIVPFIDSHYRTRAEIDHRAVMGKSSGGFGALRLAMKYPEVFSVTFCSAGDMYFEYAYKPDIPKCYNTVDRAGGLKNFLEKFFEAPKKTGDMISAINIIAMSAAYSPNLDNKLFGFDLPFDTKSGELKNDIWQRWLEHDPVLMIEKDRWQNQLRRLKHIFLECGSRDEYFLHIGARIFTQRLKNFGIVHAYEEFDDGHMGTSYRYDISLSKISQVIS
- a CDS encoding tetratricopeptide repeat protein, coding for MKRYYLFFLVMLSLPVYSQSVKPQIRMTLIAPNEILNDSNSWMLAGLPLSFKKIIQDVADVTVEHTEALPKNNTAVSVFTYEIVVAAGIDKKKVNFIVNVQSGAKTLLKENKYSSEWPLDATYEKIISDFVKAAALNIKAGTIKSGVHFSSSYTSTRSYLQGRILEWLSMPDSALKVYQKAIKEDPQFADGYEAVAFTSVLLKKYDDAIGYYQQLLSKDSTRKNIYREIGDIYFFNKDDAKRARSAYRNELDRNPNDTRSWIQLGYCYLVAKDFELSKNQATKALSLDPGSAGALNLAGLASMGLKDTVTAQKYFIDAIRANEKEIPARKNLARLYEIRKQWNEARDVYEAIAAIDPWDAFVQISLANLYYNQNNFKKAVLSFTNALLIKPEFENNKTNPVQTFQFISKNKKDIRPVQALSDSLNDELLGGDLNTQQEFQYRVTLGYMALYYLSDSREAVNQFQIGIKMQPDKNSLKFYLGEAFYAAGKFQEALDYYKQYGELADDSYTYARCHLMMGKILVQQKLYPEAQLEILKSIRIYPNAESYFYYGMALRGNQQWAEAENALAKALATYPHYTEATMELGRTYALQKKYSEALQQYRKTVELDSMRAEVRALMAEVYIAQSQYPEAESEIKKGLAIALPPAGAPLYELYGDIYLIQKQFDLARQQFLNEITSDSNATMGYYKTASTFAAQKDAKQSVSWLERAFQKKFNSFGLLDNDKLFDPIRKDKGFNDLVTRYRNQVKQEILKLLNPQKN